The stretch of DNA TTGATATTCTTTGGATGTGAAACTTTAGATGACCCTATAAAACGGCATTCAGTAAATTCGATAAAGGTAGACCAGCGATCAACTCAAAATTTTAATCATTCACCTTCTTGCTCCTGACACAAATTAAGCAACGTCTTCTATTTGATTAATGGAAAGGATTGGTGTTCCTTGAGTAATCTGTGACCTCCGAGCGCATGTCCGTGACCTCCGAGCGTAGGTCGTCTGTCGTAACACTGACAGCATCGGCCTCGCGTCGTTTCATAGGAATGAGGTTCGCGAGACTTGTCTTGCCATGCATGCGACGGAAATACCACACGATACCAGCTATCAGGAAACCCAAAACAACAACAGGAACAACAACTGCAGGGACAATTatcttggccttggacTTGCTGGACGTGGTCGTCGCACCGTTGTCAGAAGGTTTCCGCGTGATGGTAGTGTAGGCATCCGACTCGTGCTCGATGATCCGAATCAGCGGCCCGTACGTGGTGCCCGTGTGCTTGGCATTGCTTGTGGAGTCTAATTGTGGTGTGATCAGCAGCCAGCAGTAACCTTCGGTGCCACTTCTACGGTATGATGACTTGACTTCCCATGCATAGTATCCGTTGTTATTGATGACATAATCAGATGTAAAAAGGGATTCGTCTCCATCAACCGAGGGATAGGCATTAGTTGAAAGACGGACTCTGACGATATCATCGCTTCCCCAGTACTCTGGGTCCCAGGTAATCCAGTAGGTCTCACCAACGAGCATTTCGGTGCCGTTGGCAATGCAGAATGGATATCCAGAGTTGGATTCGTCTGCTCTCTCGTTCATACAGCGCAGCACTGGAGGTGCTCCCCCTGTTGGACTTGGGTAAGAAGTGTCAGTTGGAGTAGGAGATGCAGAGATGGTACTGGAACCTGAAACAGAAGGCGTAACCAAGTATGGGATTCCAGAGGAATCAAGAGAGTTCCAAATGGTAGCTGAGTCTGAGACAG from Ogataea parapolymorpha DL-1 chromosome VI, whole genome shotgun sequence encodes:
- a CDS encoding putative secreted protein → MLFRFIALAACVASQKVLTDNVWTSTSSNNMVLVTPTVTDGVTISASPVSDSATIWNSLDSSGIPYLVTPSVSGSSTISASPTPTDTSYPSPTGGAPPVLRCMNERADESNSGYPFCIANGTEMLVGETYWITWDPEYWGSDDIVRVRLSTNAYPSVDGDESLFTSDYVINNNGYYAWEVKSSYRRSGTEGYCWLLITPQLDSTSNAKHTGTTYGPLIRIIEHESDAYTTITRKPSDNGATTTSSKSKAKIIVPAVVVPVVVLGFLIAGIVWYFRRMHGKTSLANLIPMKRREADAVSVTTDDLRSEVTDMRSEVTDYSRNTNPFH